A genome region from Schaalia sp. 19OD2882 includes the following:
- a CDS encoding PrsW family intramembrane metalloprotease, with product MQQAPPARTAPSYAVPRSRSRIAAFEIVVLIVSTIGFLLMVGLIFVSGGGLFGTPIMAILALPSLLIVMATFHFIDRWEIEPLWTRLASLAWGAGVATVGALIVNQIGGFITLVTTGDQALTSVITASVVAPLSEESLKGLVVLILVLVRRHQFQSYLDGVLHAGLVAAGFAFTENILYFVNSAGQGGVEGVAVTVFLRGVMSPFLHPMATSMIGLALGWAVTRMPSRHAWVWMAPIGWFAAVSIHGLWNLLASVLPDIGVWFIVYAVVQVPLFAVWMTALIMASNREAKHIAVGLGPYVASGWMLPAEVAMATNGAQRRGALRWARTGGPAARKAMASFLNIACGLGLDQVVMSRLGPDAKRIESNQAALVELCLARQTYLRATGTRIDANGTVFR from the coding sequence GTGCAGCAGGCACCGCCCGCCCGGACGGCGCCCTCCTACGCGGTGCCACGGAGCCGCTCGCGGATCGCCGCATTCGAGATCGTCGTCCTCATCGTCTCGACGATCGGCTTCCTGCTCATGGTCGGTCTCATCTTCGTCTCGGGCGGGGGCCTTTTCGGCACCCCGATCATGGCGATCCTCGCGCTGCCCTCCCTCCTGATCGTCATGGCGACCTTCCACTTCATCGACCGCTGGGAGATCGAGCCCCTGTGGACCCGCTTGGCCTCACTGGCGTGGGGAGCAGGAGTGGCGACCGTCGGTGCGCTCATCGTCAACCAGATCGGTGGCTTCATCACCTTGGTCACCACTGGAGACCAGGCCCTGACCTCCGTCATCACCGCATCAGTCGTCGCACCACTGTCCGAGGAGTCCCTCAAGGGCCTTGTCGTCCTCATCCTCGTCCTGGTGCGCAGGCACCAGTTCCAGAGCTACCTGGACGGCGTCCTGCACGCCGGTCTGGTCGCCGCAGGCTTCGCCTTCACCGAGAACATCCTCTACTTCGTCAACTCCGCAGGCCAGGGCGGCGTGGAAGGAGTCGCCGTCACCGTGTTCCTGCGAGGGGTCATGAGCCCCTTCCTGCACCCCATGGCGACGAGCATGATCGGGCTGGCCCTGGGCTGGGCCGTCACACGGATGCCGTCACGACACGCATGGGTGTGGATGGCGCCAATCGGCTGGTTCGCCGCAGTGTCGATCCACGGCCTGTGGAACCTCCTGGCGTCGGTCCTTCCCGACATCGGCGTGTGGTTCATCGTCTACGCGGTGGTCCAGGTGCCCCTCTTCGCCGTGTGGATGACGGCACTCATCATGGCATCCAACCGGGAGGCCAAACACATCGCCGTCGGCTTGGGACCCTATGTCGCCTCCGGATGGATGCTGCCCGCCGAAGTTGCCATGGCGACCAACGGCGCCCAGCGCCGAGGCGCCCTGCGCTGGGCCCGCACCGGCGGACCCGCCGCGCGCAAGGCCATGGCGAGCTTCCTCAACATCGCCTGCGGGCTGGGCCTCGACCAGGTCGTCATGTCGCGCCTGGGGCCCGATGCCAAGCGCATCGAGTCGAATCAGGCCGCCCTGGTCGAATTGTGCCTGGCACGCCAGACCTACCTGCGCGCCACCGGCACGAGGATCGACGCGAATGGAACGGTCTTCCGGTGA
- the serB gene encoding phosphoserine phosphatase SerB: MPADLEGGPALVVTDVDSTLIQEEVIEELAEHAGTRAEVAALTVRAMNGELDFAQSLRRRVATLAGVPSTVFTEVLEQIRPSPGAQRLVDLVHSLGGHFGVVSGGFEEVVAPLCERMGIDHHVANRLEVAGGVLTGRLLGEIVTSDTKVAKLREWAAMHGVGPERVIAVGDGANDVPMLHSAGLGVAFMAKPAVSAQVPFRLAVQRLDAVSAAWL, encoded by the coding sequence GTGCCCGCCGACCTGGAAGGCGGGCCCGCCCTGGTCGTCACTGACGTGGACTCGACCCTGATCCAGGAAGAGGTCATCGAGGAACTTGCCGAGCACGCAGGCACCCGCGCCGAGGTCGCTGCACTCACTGTGCGGGCGATGAACGGGGAGCTCGACTTCGCCCAGTCACTGCGGCGCAGGGTCGCCACCCTGGCAGGGGTTCCGAGCACGGTCTTCACCGAGGTCCTGGAGCAGATCCGCCCGAGTCCGGGCGCTCAGCGTCTGGTCGACCTGGTCCACTCCCTGGGCGGACACTTCGGGGTGGTCTCCGGAGGTTTCGAAGAGGTGGTCGCTCCACTGTGCGAGCGGATGGGCATCGACCACCATGTGGCCAACCGACTGGAGGTCGCAGGCGGCGTCCTCACCGGTCGCCTCCTCGGTGAGATCGTCACCTCGGACACGAAGGTCGCCAAGCTGCGCGAGTGGGCCGCAATGCATGGCGTGGGACCCGAGCGGGTCATCGCCGTGGGCGACGGCGCGAATGACGTGCCCATGCTGCACAGTGCGGGATTGGGAGTCGCCTTCATGGCCAAGCCCGCCGTGAGCGCGCAGGTGCCCTTCCGCCTGGCGGTGCAGCGGCTGGACGCGGTGAGCGCCGCCTGGCTGTGA
- a CDS encoding HIT domain-containing protein, with the protein MTDMTQDALPVEDSRTIAGVPDAFGRFWTPYRMVYIHGEAKPGDASVEQCPFCAAPGRGDQDGLLVHRGTTAFVLMNLFPYNSGHLLVCPYRHVSDWTELTQAERIEVGELTATAMRVLREVAQPHGFNLGMNQGEVAGAGIAAHLHQHIVPRWAGDANFLPIIARTKAVPELLEDARQRLWAAWPHR; encoded by the coding sequence ATGACTGACATGACCCAGGACGCCCTGCCCGTCGAGGACTCCCGCACCATTGCGGGGGTCCCCGACGCCTTCGGGCGCTTCTGGACCCCGTACCGGATGGTCTACATCCACGGGGAGGCCAAACCCGGTGACGCCAGCGTGGAACAGTGCCCCTTCTGCGCGGCGCCCGGTCGGGGTGACCAGGACGGTCTGCTGGTCCACCGGGGAACCACCGCATTCGTCCTCATGAATCTCTTCCCCTACAACTCGGGACATCTTCTGGTGTGCCCCTACCGGCACGTGAGTGACTGGACGGAACTGACCCAGGCAGAGCGCATCGAGGTGGGGGAACTGACCGCCACCGCCATGCGGGTCCTGCGCGAGGTCGCCCAACCCCACGGTTTCAACCTCGGTATGAACCAGGGCGAGGTCGCAGGCGCAGGTATTGCCGCCCACCTGCACCAACACATCGTTCCCCGGTGGGCGGGGGACGCCAATTTCCTGCCGATCATCGCCCGCACCAAGGCCGTTCCCGAGCTGCTCGAGGACGCCAGACAGCGCCTGTGGGCAGCCTGGCCCCATCGGTGA
- a CDS encoding glucose-1-phosphate adenylyltransferase, with the protein MAKNHVLAIVLAGGEGKRLMPLTVDRAKPAVPFGGHYRLIDFALSNIVNSGYMRVVVLTQYKSHSLDRHVTKTWYMSPLLGNFVAPVPAQQRRGPHWYLGSADAIYQSLNIVDDEQPDYIVIIGADNIYRMDFSQMVDHHIASGLPCTVAGIRQPIELAPALGVIDAENGVVKNFFEKPVQADGLDDDPTKVLASMGNYVFTTKDLIAALREDAADESSKHDMGGNIVPWFVARGGCGVYDFKDNDVPGSTERDRNYWRDVGSLDAYYEANMDLISVHPVFNLYNTKWPTMTQLEGSLPPAKFVYGSEHSRMGHAVDSFVSPGAIVSGGEVYHSIISPWAYIHSWARVTDSVVMHGTRVGRNATVAKAILDKSVVVEEGASVGVDLEHDLARGYTVTESGITVVPKSAIVTK; encoded by the coding sequence ATGGCAAAGAACCACGTACTCGCGATCGTGCTCGCTGGCGGAGAGGGCAAGCGGCTCATGCCGCTGACCGTGGACAGGGCCAAGCCCGCAGTGCCCTTCGGAGGGCACTACCGCCTCATCGACTTCGCCCTGTCGAACATCGTCAACTCCGGCTACATGCGGGTGGTCGTCCTCACCCAGTACAAGTCGCACTCGCTGGATCGGCACGTGACCAAGACGTGGTACATGTCGCCGCTGCTGGGCAACTTCGTGGCACCCGTGCCCGCCCAGCAGCGTCGAGGCCCGCACTGGTACCTGGGCAGTGCCGACGCCATCTACCAGTCGTTGAACATCGTCGACGACGAACAGCCCGACTACATCGTCATCATCGGCGCCGACAACATCTACCGCATGGACTTCTCGCAGATGGTCGACCACCACATCGCCTCTGGACTGCCCTGCACGGTGGCGGGCATCCGCCAGCCGATCGAGTTGGCGCCGGCGCTGGGTGTCATCGACGCCGAGAACGGTGTCGTGAAGAACTTCTTCGAAAAGCCCGTCCAGGCCGACGGCCTGGACGACGACCCGACGAAGGTGTTGGCGTCCATGGGCAACTACGTCTTCACGACGAAGGACCTCATTGCGGCCCTGCGCGAAGACGCCGCCGACGAGTCCTCCAAGCACGACATGGGCGGGAACATCGTGCCGTGGTTCGTGGCCCGCGGTGGCTGCGGCGTCTACGACTTCAAGGACAACGACGTTCCCGGATCCACCGAACGCGACAGGAACTACTGGCGTGACGTCGGCAGCTTGGACGCCTACTACGAGGCGAACATGGACCTGATCAGCGTCCACCCGGTGTTCAACCTGTACAACACGAAGTGGCCGACGATGACCCAGTTGGAGGGGTCGCTGCCTCCCGCCAAGTTCGTCTACGGATCCGAACACTCGCGCATGGGACATGCCGTCGACTCCTTCGTCTCTCCTGGCGCAATCGTCTCTGGCGGTGAGGTCTACCACTCGATCATCTCCCCGTGGGCATACATCCACTCCTGGGCGCGGGTGACCGACTCGGTGGTCATGCACGGGACCAGGGTCGGACGAAATGCGACCGTGGCCAAGGCGATCCTCGACAAGAGTGTCGTCGTGGAGGAAGGCGCCTCGGTGGGTGTCGACCTCGAGCACGATCTCGCGCGCGGGTACACGGTCACCGAGTCCGGCATCACCGTCGTGCCCAAGAGCGCGATCGTGACGAAGTGA
- the thrS gene encoding threonine--tRNA ligase produces the protein MPTIDVTIDQSPRTLEAGTTGQTVYEGAKDVVAMKVDGAPWDLFREIPAGAQVEAITLDSEEGLQILRHSTTHVMAQAVQELYPEVNLGIGPFITDGFYYDFGNIDAVTPQMLREIEKRMKRIVKEGQTFRRRAVSEEEARAELADQPYKLELVLSKGKGAEGASVEVGAGGLTVYDNVRKDGTIAWSDLCRGPHLPSTRLIGNGFALTKSSAAYWKGDQAGDQLQRIYGTAWATKDDLVAHQNRIKEAERRDHRRLGTELDLFSFPEEIGPGLVLFHPKGAIVRHEIEKYVIERHLEYGFDFVHTPEISKGGLFHTSGHLPYYADTMFPPMLADEERDEDGNITKAGQEYYLKAMNCPMHNLIFRSRGRSYRELPARYFEMGHDYRYEKSGVVHGLTRMRGFTQDDSHTYCTPEQAGEEIRKQIDFFLSILSAFGLKDFHLELSTRDEDGKKKDKFIGSDEDWSSATKALEEACAATGLDLVPDPGGAAFYGPKVSVQVKDAIGRTWQMSTVQYDFNQPERFDLEYTATDGTHKRPVMIHSAKLGSVERFIGVLTEHYAGAFPAWLAPVQVRLVPVAEAFDSYCEDVAAKLRAKGLRVEVDLSDDRFGKKIRNASKDKIPFTLIAGGEDAEAGAVSFRFRDGSQLNGVPVDRAVERIARHVADRVNEDHFAQAAEADD, from the coding sequence GTGCCCACCATTGACGTCACCATCGACCAGAGCCCACGGACCCTGGAGGCGGGCACCACTGGCCAGACGGTGTACGAGGGCGCCAAGGACGTCGTTGCCATGAAGGTGGACGGCGCCCCATGGGACCTCTTCCGTGAGATCCCCGCAGGCGCCCAGGTCGAGGCCATCACCCTGGACAGTGAGGAGGGGCTGCAGATCCTGCGCCACTCGACCACACATGTCATGGCCCAGGCCGTCCAAGAGCTCTACCCGGAGGTCAACCTGGGCATCGGCCCCTTCATCACCGACGGCTTCTACTACGACTTCGGCAACATCGACGCCGTCACCCCGCAGATGCTGCGTGAGATCGAAAAACGCATGAAGCGCATCGTCAAGGAGGGACAGACCTTCCGTCGCCGCGCGGTCAGCGAGGAGGAGGCCCGCGCCGAACTGGCCGACCAGCCCTACAAGCTCGAACTGGTCCTCTCCAAGGGCAAGGGAGCCGAAGGCGCCTCGGTCGAGGTCGGCGCCGGGGGCCTGACCGTCTACGACAATGTCCGCAAGGACGGCACCATTGCGTGGTCCGACCTTTGCCGCGGCCCGCACCTGCCCAGCACCCGCCTCATCGGCAACGGTTTCGCCCTGACGAAGTCCTCGGCCGCCTACTGGAAGGGCGATCAGGCGGGCGACCAGTTGCAGCGCATCTACGGCACCGCATGGGCCACCAAGGACGACCTCGTCGCCCACCAGAACCGCATCAAGGAGGCCGAACGCCGCGACCACCGACGCCTGGGAACCGAACTGGATCTGTTCAGCTTTCCCGAGGAGATCGGCCCCGGCCTCGTCCTCTTCCACCCCAAGGGCGCGATCGTGCGCCACGAGATCGAGAAGTACGTCATCGAACGCCACCTGGAATACGGCTTCGACTTCGTCCACACGCCCGAGATCTCCAAGGGCGGACTCTTCCACACCTCGGGTCACCTGCCCTACTACGCGGACACGATGTTCCCGCCGATGCTTGCCGACGAGGAACGTGACGAGGACGGCAACATCACCAAGGCCGGCCAGGAGTACTACCTCAAGGCCATGAACTGCCCGATGCACAACCTCATCTTCCGCTCACGCGGACGCTCCTACCGGGAGCTTCCGGCCCGCTACTTCGAGATGGGCCACGACTACCGCTACGAGAAGTCGGGAGTGGTCCACGGCCTGACCCGCATGCGTGGATTCACCCAGGACGACTCGCACACGTACTGCACCCCCGAGCAGGCGGGCGAGGAGATCCGCAAGCAGATCGACTTCTTCTTGTCGATCCTGTCCGCATTCGGCCTCAAGGACTTCCACCTGGAGCTGTCCACCCGCGACGAGGACGGGAAGAAGAAGGACAAGTTCATCGGCTCCGACGAGGACTGGAGCAGTGCCACCAAGGCGTTGGAGGAGGCCTGCGCGGCCACCGGACTGGACCTGGTTCCAGACCCGGGCGGCGCAGCCTTCTACGGTCCCAAGGTGTCGGTGCAGGTCAAGGACGCGATCGGACGCACGTGGCAGATGTCGACCGTCCAGTACGACTTCAACCAGCCGGAGCGTTTCGACCTGGAGTACACGGCGACCGACGGAACCCACAAGCGTCCGGTCATGATCCACTCCGCGAAACTCGGCTCCGTCGAGCGCTTCATCGGAGTCCTCACGGAGCACTATGCGGGAGCCTTCCCCGCGTGGCTCGCCCCCGTCCAGGTGCGTCTGGTGCCGGTGGCGGAGGCCTTCGACTCCTACTGCGAGGACGTGGCCGCCAAGCTGCGCGCAAAGGGTCTGCGCGTCGAGGTCGACCTGTCGGATGATCGTTTCGGCAAGAAGATTCGCAACGCCTCCAAGGACAAGATCCCCTTCACCCTCATTGCCGGCGGCGAGGACGCCGAGGCCGGCGCGGTCTCCTTCCGCTTCCGTGACGGCTCGCAGCTCAACGGGGTCCCCGTCGACCGGGCCGTGGAGCGCATCGCCCGCCACGTGGCCGATCGCGTGAACGAGGACCACTTCGCTCAGGCCGCCGAGGCGGATGACTGA
- a CDS encoding NUDIX hydrolase — MSPHDETAGREIEEALSALGPEWPLDQDGYPHREAARVVLFDRAGRLLLARGHDAAQPGRSWWFTIGGGLVPGEDPRAGAVRELQEETGLHVPPEELEGPVLFRKATFDFLTVTARQEEWFFVARLDTWAPDTHDEGWTDLERDVIDEQRWWDLDDLAALSARAEVYPRGLVAMARQWSRGWDGVLDVVEETSI, encoded by the coding sequence GTGAGCCCACACGACGAAACCGCCGGGCGGGAAATCGAGGAAGCCCTCAGCGCCCTCGGACCCGAATGGCCCCTCGACCAGGACGGTTACCCGCACAGGGAAGCCGCCAGGGTCGTCCTCTTCGACCGGGCCGGCCGCCTGCTGCTCGCCCGCGGACACGACGCCGCCCAACCCGGACGCTCCTGGTGGTTCACCATCGGAGGCGGTCTCGTCCCCGGAGAGGACCCCCGCGCAGGCGCAGTGCGCGAACTCCAGGAGGAAACCGGCCTGCACGTGCCTCCCGAAGAGCTGGAGGGGCCGGTCCTCTTCCGCAAGGCCACCTTCGACTTCCTCACGGTGACCGCCCGCCAGGAGGAGTGGTTCTTCGTGGCGCGCCTTGACACTTGGGCACCCGACACCCATGACGAGGGGTGGACGGACCTCGAACGGGACGTCATCGACGAACAGCGGTGGTGGGACCTCGACGACTTGGCCGCATTGTCCGCCCGGGCCGAGGTCTACCCCCGTGGCCTGGTCGCCATGGCCCGCCAATGGAGCCGTGGGTGGGACGGGGTCCTGGACGTCGTCGAGGAAACGTCGATCTGA